A genomic region of Trichothermofontia sichuanensis B231 contains the following coding sequences:
- a CDS encoding ATP-binding protein, giving the protein MSSPAIEQSNQLQVVSDLGVLDRILVWFDHLCLPTMQGPVWSHFWVQCKTVLAEGFTNAVRHAHRGYPRETPVMIVVILHAQSLEMCIWDSGPPFDLQQKLADLQARHDLYADSGRGLMIMESLTDQMEYCRYPDRRNCLRVIKAYPKGAVY; this is encoded by the coding sequence GTGAGTAGCCCCGCTATTGAGCAGTCCAATCAACTCCAGGTTGTGAGTGATCTGGGGGTGCTAGATCGTATTTTAGTTTGGTTCGATCACCTGTGCTTGCCGACGATGCAGGGGCCTGTGTGGTCCCATTTTTGGGTGCAGTGTAAAACGGTGCTGGCTGAGGGGTTTACCAATGCGGTTCGCCATGCCCATCGCGGTTATCCGCGGGAAACGCCAGTCATGATTGTGGTCATTCTCCACGCCCAGAGTCTGGAAATGTGTATTTGGGACAGTGGACCGCCGTTTGATCTACAGCAAAAACTGGCGGATCTCCAGGCGCGTCATGACCTGTATGCCGACAGTGGCCGGGGCTTAATGATTATGGAGTCCTTGACGGATCAGATGGAGTATTGCCGCTATCCTGATCGGCGCAATTGCCTACGGGTGATCAAGGCCTATCCCAAGGGGGCTGTCTACTGA
- a CDS encoding aldo/keto reductase: MQQVPLGHSPLTVSAIGLGAMPLSLNQRPPTDQAIAVIHRALDLGVTLIDTADAYCRDETDKHHNERLIAHALRTYPADTDHVVVATKGGLMRPMGAWTRNGNPDYLRQTIHESFLALGGDRPIPLWQYHAPDPAYPLAVSLGAVQAAVAAGEIQTVGISNVSLAQIQEAQTIVNLVSVQNQYNPWHRKPETDGVLAYCEQAGLTFFPWSPLGGSRRVQELATFPAIVDLAATKGVSVYCLILAWLRAKSPCIVPIPGASKPSSIEDSVRAVDLTLTPAEIAHIDHATA; encoded by the coding sequence ATGCAGCAAGTCCCCTTGGGGCACAGTCCCCTCACCGTGAGCGCGATCGGCCTCGGTGCCATGCCCCTCTCGCTCAACCAGCGTCCACCGACTGATCAGGCGATCGCAGTGATCCATCGGGCACTTGACCTGGGGGTCACCCTCATCGATACGGCAGATGCCTACTGCCGCGATGAAACGGACAAACATCATAACGAACGGCTGATTGCCCACGCATTGCGCACCTATCCCGCCGATACCGATCACGTCGTCGTGGCAACCAAAGGTGGGTTAATGCGACCGATGGGGGCCTGGACCCGCAATGGCAACCCGGACTATTTGCGCCAAACAATTCACGAGAGCTTTCTGGCGCTGGGGGGCGATCGGCCCATTCCCCTGTGGCAATACCATGCCCCCGATCCCGCCTATCCGTTGGCAGTATCCCTTGGGGCCGTCCAAGCCGCCGTGGCCGCCGGCGAAATTCAGACGGTGGGGATTTCTAATGTCTCGCTCGCCCAAATTCAGGAAGCCCAAACGATCGTTAACCTGGTCTCGGTGCAAAATCAATACAACCCGTGGCACCGGAAACCCGAAACCGACGGCGTTTTAGCCTACTGCGAGCAGGCTGGTTTAACCTTTTTTCCCTGGAGTCCGTTGGGAGGTAGCCGTCGGGTGCAAGAATTGGCCACCTTCCCGGCGATCGTGGACCTAGCAGCGACCAAAGGCGTTTCGGTCTACTGCCTCATCCTTGCCTGGTTGCGGGCTAAGTCTCCCTGTATTGTGCCGATTCCTGGGGCCAGCAAACCCAGCAGTATTGAGGACTCCGTGCGAGCCGTTGATCTCACCCTCACGCCTGCGGAAATCGCCCACATCGATCACGCCACCGCCTAA
- a CDS encoding F420-0:Gamma-glutamyl ligase has protein sequence MVFINIGIGVLVLIGLGLLAFELQYRRRPGNDLELTLGHWQETIATPGHRVWVGEMELVNRTRRLEIMVPQVWATTQLLASGSLAGITCETIVTPAHEDAPARADGYWFAYIVKIRKTTRLKVTIEIRGEDLSALEAAWVQVHYLTYGPQGRIPKSRHVVLPLAPPPELPAYPQWQSVEQLGVLPIRTHLLTHLDDPVAVVQRYVQPYAQPGDIVTIGETPLAIMQGRWRHPSDIQPGWLARRLCYYFLPTSSLATACGLQSLVDLVGPWRVALAFIGGAIAKIFGQPGGFYQLAGEQARLIDDVTGTLPPYDQFIVLGPDRPQAVVDRLYQTTGLAAAIVDVNDLRAVKVLAASQGTDLTLLETALRGNPAGNADEQTPLVLIRPPAAR, from the coding sequence ATGGTGTTTATCAATATAGGGATAGGGGTGCTGGTCCTGATTGGCTTAGGGCTACTGGCCTTTGAGCTTCAATACCGCCGGCGTCCCGGCAATGATCTGGAGCTAACGCTGGGGCACTGGCAAGAAACGATCGCGACGCCCGGTCATCGCGTCTGGGTGGGGGAGATGGAATTGGTCAACCGCACCCGTCGCCTGGAAATTATGGTGCCGCAAGTGTGGGCTACGACCCAATTACTCGCCAGCGGCAGCCTTGCCGGGATCACCTGTGAGACGATCGTCACCCCGGCCCATGAGGACGCTCCCGCCCGTGCCGACGGCTATTGGTTTGCCTATATTGTCAAAATTCGCAAAACAACCCGCCTGAAAGTAACGATTGAGATACGGGGGGAAGACCTCAGCGCCCTAGAAGCCGCCTGGGTGCAAGTCCACTACCTCACCTATGGTCCCCAGGGGCGGATTCCCAAATCGCGGCACGTGGTGCTGCCCCTGGCGCCTCCCCCAGAACTCCCAGCTTACCCCCAATGGCAATCCGTTGAGCAGTTGGGCGTTTTGCCCATTCGTACCCACCTGCTGACCCATTTGGACGATCCAGTGGCCGTGGTCCAGCGCTACGTGCAACCCTATGCCCAACCGGGTGATATCGTCACGATCGGAGAAACCCCCCTGGCGATTATGCAGGGCCGGTGGCGACACCCCAGTGATATTCAACCGGGATGGCTGGCCCGTCGCCTGTGTTATTACTTTTTACCCACCTCCAGTTTGGCGACGGCGTGTGGGTTGCAGTCCCTCGTGGATTTAGTCGGTCCCTGGCGGGTGGCCCTGGCATTTATTGGTGGGGCGATCGCCAAGATCTTCGGCCAACCCGGTGGTTTTTACCAGCTTGCGGGGGAACAGGCGCGGCTGATTGATGATGTCACTGGCACACTGCCCCCCTACGATCAGTTCATTGTCCTGGGACCCGATCGCCCCCAAGCCGTTGTCGATCGCCTCTACCAAACCACAGGATTAGCTGCCGCGATCGTTGATGTCAACGATCTCCGGGCAGTAAAAGTCCTGGCCGCCAGCCAGGGGACTGACCTGACCCTTTTAGAAACAGCGTTGCGCGGCAACCCAGCCGGGAATGCCGATGAACAGACCCCGCTGGTGCTGATCCGCCCCCCCGCTGCCCGCTAG
- a CDS encoding aromatic ring-hydroxylating dioxygenase subunit alpha, which translates to MPEDALQVTTDPTIADGAAPPPDGQAQPTRPHSNFPVPLRQLGINPNHWYVVAQSTEVTTAPLSCHLWETPIVLYRDRQGQIQALEDRCPHRQVKLSHGVVVGDAIECAYHGWQFNREGACIHVPYLAENQQLPPCRIRHFPVREQDGFIWLFPGAVALADTTPLLGVPEWDHLNYIGSVAVIDCQAHFSFLIENLMDMYHGHLHENYQAWASAKLEHIETSDRHVHAHYQAQSYYRIDKIWSVSQLFFPALRRLHPEPLDVWYLYPHWTSTLGQDFKIYCLFCPVSPTRTRAYLVHFTSLHAFPRLHQLPIAVRRFFKTSLSGTARGLLEGLIRQDVLMIEEEQQAIERGNSPRNYELNPALLQVQRLIQRQATGTTGEGE; encoded by the coding sequence ATGCCAGAGGACGCTTTACAGGTTACGACTGACCCGACGATCGCTGACGGGGCAGCTCCTCCCCCCGATGGTCAGGCGCAGCCAACCCGACCACACTCTAACTTCCCAGTTCCCCTCCGACAATTAGGCATTAATCCCAACCATTGGTATGTGGTGGCCCAAAGTACGGAAGTCACCACGGCTCCGCTCAGTTGTCACCTCTGGGAAACCCCGATCGTGCTTTACCGCGATCGCCAGGGCCAAATTCAGGCCCTTGAAGACCGCTGTCCCCACCGTCAGGTGAAACTCAGTCATGGGGTGGTTGTGGGAGATGCGATTGAATGCGCCTACCACGGTTGGCAATTCAACCGGGAGGGGGCCTGTATCCATGTGCCCTACCTGGCCGAAAATCAGCAACTGCCCCCCTGTCGGATTCGCCATTTCCCTGTGCGGGAGCAGGATGGCTTTATCTGGTTGTTCCCCGGTGCAGTTGCCCTAGCAGACACCACGCCATTGCTCGGCGTTCCCGAATGGGATCATTTGAACTACATTGGTTCCGTGGCGGTGATTGACTGTCAGGCCCACTTTTCCTTCCTGATTGAAAACCTGATGGATATGTACCACGGCCATTTACATGAGAACTATCAGGCATGGGCATCAGCCAAGTTAGAGCACATTGAGACCAGCGATCGCCACGTTCATGCTCACTACCAGGCCCAAAGTTATTACCGCATTGATAAAATCTGGTCCGTGTCGCAGCTTTTTTTCCCTGCCCTGCGTCGTCTGCACCCCGAACCCCTAGATGTTTGGTATCTTTATCCCCACTGGACCTCCACCCTGGGTCAGGATTTTAAGATTTATTGCCTCTTCTGTCCGGTCTCCCCGACCCGTACCCGTGCCTATCTGGTGCACTTCACCTCGCTTCATGCCTTCCCCCGTCTACATCAACTCCCGATCGCGGTGCGTCGGTTTTTCAAAACTAGCCTATCGGGCACGGCTAGAGGGCTTTTAGAAGGATTGATTCGCCAGGACGTGTTGATGATCGAGGAAGAACAGCAAGCGATCGAGCGGGGCAACAGTCCTCGTAATTACGAACTCAATCCGGCGCTGTTACAGGTGCAGCGGCTGATTCAACGGCAGGCCACTGGGACAACGGGGGAAGGGGAATGA
- a CDS encoding Hsp20/alpha crystallin family protein, producing the protein MALVRWEPFREIETLQRQMNRLFDELAPATREMRDGIAFVPSAELEETPEAIHLRLEIPGMDAKDLDVQVSADSVSIAGERKSETKTEEKGMTRTEFRYGKFQRVIPLPARIQNTNVQAEYKDGILSLTLPKLEEEKNKVVKVNLS; encoded by the coding sequence ATGGCACTTGTTCGTTGGGAACCTTTCCGGGAAATTGAAACGCTGCAACGGCAAATGAATCGGCTGTTTGACGAACTGGCACCAGCGACGCGAGAAATGCGCGATGGAATTGCCTTTGTCCCCTCAGCCGAACTGGAAGAAACCCCTGAAGCCATCCATCTGAGACTGGAAATTCCGGGTATGGATGCGAAGGACCTGGATGTGCAAGTTTCGGCAGACTCAGTTTCCATCGCTGGGGAACGCAAGTCTGAAACGAAGACCGAAGAAAAAGGGATGACGCGTACTGAATTCCGCTATGGCAAGTTCCAACGGGTTATTCCTTTGCCTGCCCGGATCCAAAATACCAACGTTCAGGCTGAATACAAGGATGGCATTCTCTCGCTGACCCTACCGAAGTTGGAAGAAGAGAAAAACAAGGTTGTGAAGGTCAACCTCAGCTAA